The Mycobacterium paragordonae genome includes a region encoding these proteins:
- a CDS encoding DsrE family protein codes for MSGPSELRIDVPVELSEVKVVFSVASLTFEGDMPAVLFHAGIVGTDAAAWKVQPDVVVVFHTNAGHVTLDDQTYNTNRHVATGNPYKAVIEGLIARGAQIELCGATARAMGWGNADLIPGIKVNRNAMARLTQLVQQGFVKISEA; via the coding sequence GTGTCCGGTCCGAGTGAACTGCGTATCGACGTCCCGGTCGAACTCAGCGAAGTCAAGGTCGTGTTCAGCGTGGCGTCACTGACGTTCGAGGGTGACATGCCGGCCGTGCTGTTCCACGCCGGCATCGTCGGCACCGATGCCGCGGCCTGGAAGGTGCAGCCGGACGTGGTGGTGGTGTTCCACACCAACGCCGGCCACGTCACCCTGGACGACCAGACCTACAACACGAATCGGCATGTCGCCACGGGAAATCCGTACAAGGCGGTGATCGAGGGACTGATCGCCAGGGGCGCGCAGATCGAACTGTGTGGTGCAACGGCCCGCGCCATGGGCTGGGGCAACGCCGATCTGATTCCCGGCATCAAGGTCAACCGCAATGCGATGGCGCGGCTCACCCAGCTGGTGCAACAGGGGTTTGTGAAGATCTCGGAAGCATGA
- the ttfA gene encoding trehalose monomycolate transport factor TtfA — MVPLWFTLSALCFVGAAVLLYVDIDRRRGRSRRRRSWARSHGFDYERESTDILHRWKRGVMSTVGDVPAHNVVLGQIRGEAVYIFDLEEVATVIALHRKVGTNVVVDLRLKGLKEPRESDIWLLGAIGPRMVYSTNLDAARRACDRRMVTFAHTAPDCAEIMWNEQNWTLVAMPIASTRAQWDEGLRTVRQFNDLLRVLPPLPAETPQEEGESSEGRRNAAPGRPLAPAARAELPQRRAQVDPAAGVIPDPARRAAEPVAREESRPEGGRRQPRTGRNGQQASNYQH; from the coding sequence ATGGTCCCGCTCTGGTTCACGCTCTCCGCACTGTGCTTCGTCGGTGCGGCGGTGTTGTTGTACGTCGATATCGATCGGCGGCGCGGACGCAGCCGACGCCGCAGGTCGTGGGCGCGCTCGCACGGCTTCGACTACGAACGCGAATCGACCGACATTTTGCACCGCTGGAAGCGCGGTGTGATGTCGACGGTCGGCGATGTCCCGGCCCACAACGTGGTGCTGGGCCAGATCCGCGGTGAGGCCGTCTACATCTTCGACCTCGAAGAGGTCGCCACGGTGATCGCGCTGCACCGCAAGGTGGGCACGAACGTCGTCGTGGACCTGCGGCTCAAGGGGCTGAAGGAGCCGCGCGAGAGCGATATCTGGCTGCTCGGCGCCATCGGCCCGCGCATGGTGTACTCCACCAACCTCGATGCCGCCCGCCGGGCATGCGACCGGCGCATGGTCACGTTCGCGCACACCGCACCCGACTGCGCCGAGATCATGTGGAACGAGCAGAACTGGACGCTGGTCGCCATGCCGATCGCCAGTACCCGCGCGCAGTGGGACGAAGGTCTGCGTACCGTGCGCCAGTTCAACGACCTGCTTCGGGTGTTGCCGCCGTTGCCTGCCGAGACGCCGCAGGAGGAAGGCGAGTCCTCCGAAGGGCGCCGCAACGCCGCGCCGGGACGCCCGTTGGCCCCGGCAGCCCGGGCGGAGTTGCCGCAACGTCGTGCGCAGGTGGACCCGGCCGCCGGGGTCATCCCCGATCCTGCCCGCCGTGCCGCCGAGCCCGTCGCCCGCGAGGAGAGCCGTCCCGAAGGCGGCCGGCGTCAGCCGCGCACGGGACGCAATGGCCAACAGGCCAGCAACTACCAGCACTGA
- a CDS encoding enoyl-CoA hydratase/isomerase family protein, whose protein sequence is MMYQGYRLIRVASADGICRATIDNPPINLLDVELMHEIIRLTREVAADDEVRVLVVDSADPEFFIAHADVGMILDLPVDDTGLHDELSPFHAAMEGFRTVPKATIAVIEGICRGGGSEWAAAFDMRYAALGRAVFGQPEVALGIIPGGGGTQRLPRLIGRGRALEVILGGMDVDAATAEAWGYVDRALPPDQLRRFVDKLARRIASAPVTAIAAAKRAVDAAGAAGGDFATGLRVEDQLFRQTLAEPAARKLLQTVIEAGAQTREFELGNRPRKTD, encoded by the coding sequence ATGATGTATCAGGGTTACCGGCTGATCCGGGTCGCGAGCGCGGACGGAATCTGCCGGGCCACCATCGACAACCCGCCGATCAACCTGCTCGACGTCGAGTTGATGCACGAGATCATCCGGCTCACCCGGGAGGTGGCGGCCGACGACGAGGTGCGGGTGCTGGTGGTCGATTCGGCCGATCCGGAGTTCTTCATCGCCCACGCGGATGTCGGCATGATCCTCGACCTACCGGTCGACGACACCGGGCTGCACGACGAGCTCAGCCCGTTCCACGCGGCGATGGAGGGCTTCCGGACCGTGCCGAAAGCCACCATCGCCGTCATCGAAGGCATCTGCCGCGGCGGCGGCAGCGAGTGGGCTGCCGCGTTCGACATGCGCTACGCCGCCCTCGGCAGAGCGGTGTTCGGCCAGCCGGAAGTCGCACTCGGGATCATCCCCGGCGGCGGCGGCACCCAGCGCCTGCCCCGGCTGATCGGCCGCGGCCGGGCCCTTGAAGTGATTCTCGGCGGCATGGACGTCGACGCGGCGACCGCCGAAGCCTGGGGTTACGTCGACCGGGCGCTGCCCCCCGATCAGCTGCGGCGGTTCGTCGACAAGCTGGCCCGGCGCATCGCGTCGGCTCCGGTGACGGCCATCGCCGCGGCCAAGCGCGCCGTTGATGCTGCGGGTGCCGCAGGCGGCGATTTCGCTACCGGCCTGCGGGTCGAGGACCAGCTGTTCCGCCAAACCCTGGCTGAGCCGGCGGCGCGCAAACTGCTGCAGACAGTCATCGAGGCCGGCGCCCAGACCCGAGAATTCGAGCTGGGCAACCGGCCCCGAAAGACTGATTAG